The Simkania negevensis Z genome has a window encoding:
- a CDS encoding recombinase family protein — translation MKRRFLGYARVSRDDQNLELQINSLQSAGCKEELIFTDKISGAKSVRPGLEQCLKELKNGDTLIVWRLDRLGRSMSHLVKLIEELRQDGISFKSICDGAIDTTTASGELIFNIFSSLAQFERRLIQERTRAGLSAARSRGKMGGRKPILPSDPRVKTAKRMHEDKSIKIEEICKTLRISRPTLYRYLSLAKESF, via the coding sequence ATGAAGCGAAGATTCCTTGGTTATGCACGGGTTAGTAGGGATGACCAAAATTTGGAACTTCAAATTAACTCTCTTCAATCAGCCGGATGTAAAGAAGAGTTGATTTTTACCGATAAGATTTCTGGAGCCAAGTCGGTGCGCCCAGGACTCGAGCAATGTCTAAAAGAATTAAAAAATGGGGATACATTAATTGTTTGGAGGCTGGATAGGCTTGGAAGATCGATGTCTCATTTAGTTAAATTGATTGAAGAGCTACGCCAAGACGGGATAAGTTTTAAATCGATTTGTGATGGGGCTATTGATACAACAACTGCTTCTGGAGAATTGATATTCAATATCTTTTCTTCTCTCGCTCAGTTCGAAAGACGCCTCATTCAGGAAAGAACTCGAGCGGGACTTTCAGCGGCAAGATCTCGTGGGAAAATGGGCGGAAGAAAACCGATCCTTCCGAGTGATCCTAGAGTCAAGACAGCAAAGAGGATGCACGAGGATAAATCAATAAAGATCGAGGAGATTTGCAAAACACTGAGGATTTCAAGACCTACTTTATATCGCTATTTGAGCCTCGCAAAGGAAAGCTTTTGA
- a CDS encoding DUF4158 domain-containing protein — MQCDHSAFNDQISDEELAHIWTLNPYETEFINKHQFQYKLHVAIQLCSLRKYGRFLEEFEGISTKVLNYLNSQLDQGASFKVYESIQLKS, encoded by the coding sequence ATGCAATGTGACCATTCGGCATTTAATGACCAGATCTCTGACGAAGAGCTCGCACATATCTGGACGTTAAATCCCTATGAAACAGAGTTTATTAACAAACATCAGTTTCAGTACAAATTGCATGTTGCTATTCAGCTATGTTCTTTGAGGAAATACGGAAGATTTTTAGAAGAGTTTGAAGGGATCTCAACAAAAGTTCTTAACTATTTAAACTCTCAACTGGATCAAGGAGCAAGTTTCAAAGTCTATGAATCTATCCAACTAAAAAGTTAA
- a CDS encoding IS5 family transposase (programmed frameshift): METHRRHDISDAIWEQLVQKLPGRRGSVGAPAKDNRTFINAVFWILRTGAPWRDLPPDYGNWKNTHRRFCRWRNQGVWEKLLESLIDDPDYEWLIIDASHIKVHPHAAGARGGNQEMSRNKRGLNTKLHLAVDAHGMPVRIVITEGAKHDSTQASFLIEGISAEHLLADKAYESDAILLQLNHQGINPVIPPKSNRREPWPFDKDLYKLRHLVENTLLHLKRWRGIATRYAKNAASFMAAVQIRCIALWGGLF; this comes from the exons ATGGAAACACATCGACGTCATGACATATCAGATGCAATCTGGGAACAGCTTGTACAAAAACTCCCTGGGAGAAGAGGATCTGTAGGCGCACCAGCGAAAGATAATCGTACGTTCATTAATGCTGTATTTTGGATATTGCGTACAGGGGCACCCTGGAGAGATCTACCTCCGGACTATGGTAACTGGAAAAATACACATCGAAGATTCTGCCGGTGGAGGAATCAAGGGGTTTGGGAAAAATTGCTAGAAAGTCTGATAGACGACCCCGACTATGAATGGCTCATAATAGATGCGAGTCATATTAAGGTTCACCCACACGCTGCAGGAGCAAGAGGAGGCAATCAGGAGATGAGTCGGA ACAAAAGGGGGCTCAACACAAAATTGCATTTGGCCGTGGATGCGCATGGTATGCCAGTCAGAATTGTTATTACAGAAGGTGCCAAACATGATAGCACACAGGCTAGCTTCTTGATTGAAGGTATTTCTGCAGAACATCTTCTCGCAGATAAAGCATACGAGAGCGATGCAATCCTTTTACAACTTAATCATCAGGGTATAAACCCTGTGATTCCACCAAAATCGAACCGACGAGAGCCTTGGCCCTTCGACAAAGATCTCTATAAACTTCGACACTTGGTGGAAAACACACTCCTACACCTAAAACGTTGGAGGGGAATTGCTACAAGATATGCAAAAAATGCAGCCTCATTTATGGCTGCAGTGCAAATTAGATGTATTGCTCTTTGGGGAGGTTTATTTTGA
- a CDS encoding recombinase family protein: MKFGYARTSKLEQNLDLQIDELKKAGCERIITDKISGSVAERPGLAKLKEQLRPKEDVVVVWRLDRLGRSLKHLIDWFIELEKNGIEFQSLHEKIDTSSPTGKLIFHLFGALAEFEKNLIQERTQAGLAAARARGRLGGRPKRLDSAKRSLVVKLYKDKESTVKEICNMMGISKPTLYKYLREQNAM; the protein is encoded by the coding sequence ATGAAGTTTGGATATGCACGCACTTCAAAATTAGAACAAAATTTAGATTTGCAAATTGACGAACTCAAAAAAGCTGGATGCGAAAGAATTATCACAGACAAAATTAGTGGCTCGGTGGCAGAAAGACCTGGGCTAGCAAAGTTAAAAGAGCAGCTAAGACCTAAAGAAGATGTGGTTGTGGTTTGGCGTTTAGATAGACTGGGTCGCTCTCTTAAGCATCTCATCGACTGGTTCATTGAGCTCGAAAAAAATGGAATTGAATTTCAAAGCCTCCATGAAAAAATAGACACTAGCTCCCCTACAGGAAAGTTAATCTTTCATCTGTTTGGGGCTCTTGCAGAGTTTGAAAAAAACCTTATTCAGGAAAGAACTCAAGCAGGACTTGCAGCTGCTAGAGCCAGGGGAAGGTTAGGGGGACGTCCAAAAAGGTTAGATTCGGCAAAGAGATCATTGGTTGTAAAGCTCTATAAAGACAAGGAATCTACAGTGAAGGAAATCTGCAATATGATGGGAATATCCAAGCCAACGCTTTATAAATATCTAAGGGAACAGAATGCAATGTGA
- a CDS encoding Tn3 family transposase, which translates to MVSVKRTAYPFLKKQLSEEELTTLYSLSQKELSLIYQNANGNSQRLTFAVLLKTSQVLHYFPNLQSAPHQLKAFLSKQLGLANEIILLAEANQKKTRSRYRKTIRKYLKRKPYKEEGIELLKAVITKAAYTMSDPADLINVAIEELVKERTELPAFSTLDRLTNHLRTQVHEEIYQGATKKLTTWQKSTLEKLLNVAPNEFISDFIRLKQTPNTPTLGHIRMWTERLEWIKKILDPNLFLQEVPFTKIRQFASEAHAYSIADMRGIAHEGKKFTLLLCLLHRSQMETVDALVDMFLRRMRRTENAAREELRLIQDKHRDWEESLISVLGEVLDHTKEEEDATFGKKVRKIFNDKGGVDTLKGIYEKVSAYHHNNYLSLLWPIHSKYRAVLFQLFDLIEIVSATQDQYLIQAFEFVKKYRHTHRKYLPLEIDLSFMSQRWFYFVQKRKKGKSFVDRRALEVCVFSYLEHSLLCGDIFVIGSEKYADYRAQLLPWEECDKKLGEYCGVVNLPTNSRDFVSQLKKRLARTIIEVDRSFPMNSEFTIDPNGIPHLKRQKAELPPEGLRAFEETILSKMPERHLLDILKYTDVWTGYTKNFGPPSGSDPKLSDSIRRYLLTIFGYGCNLGPTQTARHVPSIINYHTLRRINASHVNITKLEAALTNIINEYIRFEIPKFWGGGQAAIADGTHIELRENNLLGEQHIRYGGYGGIAYHHISDTYIALFSKFITCGVWEAVYIFDGLLQNKSDVHVDKVHADTQGQSEAVFGLSPFLAIKLMSRMRTWNDVTFYRPDPNFRCRHIDKLFTETVNWDLIETHWEDMMQVALSIQAGKVLPSMLLRKLGTRSRKNKLYLAFREVGRVERTLFLMQYISDPKFRREIQSETTKIESFNSFLDWISFGGPIVKDGDPEEQEKQLKYMNLVANAIMLSNVVDLTNVINQMIQEGKRVTPKLISKLSPYMRQHIRRFGQYTLDMDEKPEISKPTSIKFLGGNLK; encoded by the coding sequence ATGGTCTCTGTTAAAAGGACTGCCTATCCCTTTTTGAAAAAGCAGCTCAGTGAAGAAGAATTGACTACTCTCTATAGTTTGAGTCAAAAAGAGCTGAGCTTGATCTACCAGAATGCAAATGGCAATAGTCAAAGGCTTACTTTTGCTGTTCTTCTCAAGACCTCTCAAGTATTGCACTATTTCCCAAACCTCCAATCAGCTCCTCATCAATTGAAGGCATTTCTCTCTAAGCAATTAGGATTAGCAAATGAAATAATTTTACTTGCCGAGGCTAATCAGAAAAAGACACGCTCTCGCTACAGAAAAACCATTCGCAAATACCTGAAACGCAAGCCATACAAAGAAGAGGGAATTGAGCTCTTAAAAGCAGTGATTACAAAGGCCGCCTACACCATGAGCGATCCAGCTGATTTGATCAACGTAGCAATAGAAGAGCTGGTCAAAGAACGTACTGAACTCCCCGCATTTAGTACCTTGGATCGCTTGACAAATCATTTAAGAACCCAAGTGCATGAAGAAATTTATCAGGGCGCTACTAAAAAACTTACAACGTGGCAAAAGTCAACTTTAGAAAAATTATTAAATGTTGCTCCCAATGAATTCATCAGTGATTTCATCCGACTGAAGCAAACTCCAAATACTCCTACCTTAGGGCATATTAGGATGTGGACAGAGCGGCTGGAATGGATAAAAAAGATCCTGGATCCTAATCTTTTCCTCCAAGAAGTTCCCTTTACAAAGATTCGCCAATTCGCTTCAGAAGCACATGCCTATTCCATTGCCGATATGCGAGGCATAGCCCATGAAGGTAAAAAGTTCACCTTATTATTGTGTTTACTTCATCGGTCTCAAATGGAAACAGTCGACGCTTTGGTTGACATGTTTCTAAGGAGAATGAGGCGCACCGAAAATGCAGCTAGGGAAGAACTGAGGCTGATACAAGACAAACATCGTGATTGGGAGGAGTCATTAATTTCTGTTCTAGGGGAAGTTCTTGATCACACTAAAGAAGAAGAGGATGCTACATTTGGGAAGAAAGTAAGAAAAATTTTTAACGACAAAGGGGGCGTTGATACCTTAAAGGGGATCTATGAAAAGGTTTCCGCTTATCATCACAATAATTACCTTTCTCTTCTCTGGCCTATTCATTCAAAATACCGCGCTGTACTATTTCAATTATTTGATCTTATTGAAATTGTCTCAGCTACGCAGGACCAATATCTCATTCAAGCTTTTGAGTTTGTCAAAAAATACCGGCACACACATCGAAAATATCTTCCACTAGAAATAGATCTGAGTTTCATGAGTCAAAGGTGGTTTTACTTTGTTCAAAAGCGCAAGAAGGGCAAGAGTTTTGTCGATAGAAGGGCTTTGGAAGTCTGTGTTTTTAGCTATTTGGAGCATAGTCTGTTATGCGGAGATATATTTGTCATAGGATCTGAAAAATATGCCGATTATCGTGCTCAGCTATTGCCCTGGGAAGAGTGTGACAAGAAACTTGGAGAGTACTGCGGAGTTGTGAATCTCCCTACAAATAGTCGAGACTTCGTATCTCAATTGAAAAAACGTCTTGCTCGAACGATTATAGAAGTGGACCGAAGTTTCCCTATGAATTCTGAGTTTACAATTGATCCCAATGGAATCCCTCACCTAAAAAGACAAAAAGCAGAACTTCCCCCAGAAGGATTGAGAGCTTTTGAGGAAACGATTTTGTCAAAAATGCCAGAAAGACATCTACTTGATATTCTAAAATATACAGATGTTTGGACTGGATATACCAAAAACTTTGGTCCTCCTTCAGGTTCTGACCCGAAACTATCAGATTCTATCAGGCGTTATCTACTCACTATTTTTGGTTATGGGTGTAATCTGGGCCCCACTCAAACAGCCCGTCATGTCCCCTCAATCATCAACTACCACACTCTTCGTCGAATCAATGCAAGTCATGTAAATATCACAAAACTAGAGGCTGCTTTAACCAACATCATCAATGAGTACATTCGTTTTGAGATTCCTAAATTCTGGGGAGGAGGACAAGCTGCCATAGCGGATGGAACCCATATTGAGCTCCGAGAAAATAATCTTCTCGGAGAACAGCATATCCGTTATGGGGGATATGGAGGAATTGCTTATCATCACATCTCAGACACTTATATCGCTTTGTTCAGTAAATTTATTACTTGTGGCGTCTGGGAAGCTGTGTATATTTTTGATGGCCTTCTTCAGAATAAGTCAGACGTTCACGTTGACAAAGTTCATGCCGATACTCAAGGACAGTCAGAGGCTGTTTTTGGGCTATCTCCCTTCCTAGCCATAAAACTGATGTCACGGATGCGAACATGGAACGATGTGACTTTCTATCGCCCCGATCCTAACTTTCGCTGTCGTCACATCGATAAGCTTTTTACAGAGACCGTTAACTGGGATCTAATTGAAACGCATTGGGAAGATATGATGCAGGTGGCTTTGTCCATTCAAGCAGGTAAAGTTCTTCCCTCTATGCTGTTAAGAAAATTGGGAACACGCAGTAGAAAAAACAAACTATACTTGGCTTTTCGTGAGGTAGGACGAGTAGAGAGAACTCTCTTTCTGATGCAATACATCTCTGACCCTAAGTTTAGGCGAGAAATACAATCTGAGACGACAAAAATAGAATCTTTTAATAGTTTTTTGGATTGGATTTCTTTCGGGGGGCCAATCGTTAAGGATGGGGACCCAGAAGAACAAGAAAAGCAGCTCAAATACATGAATCTTGTTGCGAATGCGATCATGCTTAGCAATGTTGTTGATCTAACCAATGTCATCAATCAGATGATACAGGAAGGAAAGAGAGTGACTCCTAAATTGATCAGTAAACTGAGTCCTTACATGAGACAGCATATTAGACGTTTTGGTCAGTACACCTTAGACATGGATGAAAAGCCTGAGATTTCGAAGCCAACGTCGATAAAGTTTCTCGGGGGAAATCTGAAGTGA
- a CDS encoding type IV secretion system DNA-binding domain-containing protein, with the protein MGLFKTIAAGGQTWAHRIRMLRQVVKIGFLVAIVPALIYLGWFLYSQPTENYKAFYYYGVAKTSFEEKVVVDAQSWKEIQKPIMKNSNKSISRTQHIVSVTLLNERFKNNTVRIKKEKVISVCQKRISTFLQEALEAAATSGKIFLTSFLLCMGFFLWRGRQTEKKKHISGLPYQKSWKLKLSFHLKRKASDLKLASVPLPKSKDPYHILMTGSSRTGKTNCLRQLLQQIRERGDCAVVVDTTGSFISEFYRDGKDVILNPCDVRSKGWHPWCDCADLDFEKLAYTFIPEPIRKSDNDFFIKSSRSIFIASLERAYAQKNFYIQDFLDDLMRSSTDLLYKKLRDTDAAIYVDPKGERTPASVRATLNTYINHLRPLKNTTNPFSIKDWIFSKDRNWLFLASYPTKREKLNVLLSVWFSLALSAVMERGISQKNKLVWLVVDELHSLQKLEYLRSYMDEISKYQGCITLATQNLAQLDEIYGESTTDGILDQCGISVCFRQNNADIAKRMSNYFGKVQTREIQEGISYGANEIRDGVSLSSIEKIRASISETEILSLNNLEAFLRLPGNISPTKIKFDYLKEKHIAESYIEDPKILADKKEYLQQMHNT; encoded by the coding sequence ATGGGACTATTTAAAACAATAGCAGCTGGAGGACAAACATGGGCACATCGTATTCGTATGTTGCGCCAAGTGGTAAAAATTGGTTTTTTAGTTGCCATTGTCCCAGCCCTAATTTACTTAGGATGGTTCCTTTATTCACAACCAACTGAGAACTACAAAGCATTTTATTATTATGGAGTAGCAAAAACCTCTTTTGAAGAGAAGGTAGTGGTAGATGCTCAATCGTGGAAAGAAATTCAAAAACCGATAATGAAGAATTCTAATAAGTCTATAAGCAGAACTCAGCATATCGTTTCTGTAACGCTTTTGAATGAACGATTTAAAAATAACACGGTTAGGATCAAAAAAGAGAAAGTCATTTCTGTTTGTCAGAAAAGAATCTCTACTTTTTTACAAGAAGCATTAGAAGCAGCTGCGACTTCTGGTAAGATTTTTCTAACTTCCTTTTTGCTCTGTATGGGCTTCTTTCTTTGGAGAGGAAGGCAAACTGAGAAAAAAAAGCATATTTCAGGATTACCTTATCAAAAGTCCTGGAAATTGAAACTCAGTTTTCATCTTAAACGAAAAGCTTCTGATCTTAAGTTAGCAAGTGTTCCACTTCCAAAGTCGAAAGATCCCTACCACATTCTTATGACCGGAAGTAGTAGAACAGGGAAGACAAACTGTCTTCGCCAGCTTCTTCAGCAAATTCGAGAAAGAGGGGATTGTGCGGTAGTTGTTGATACAACAGGATCGTTTATTTCTGAGTTCTATAGGGATGGAAAAGATGTTATACTGAATCCCTGTGATGTTAGGTCCAAGGGATGGCATCCTTGGTGTGATTGTGCTGATTTAGATTTTGAAAAACTGGCCTATACGTTTATTCCAGAGCCAATTCGAAAAAGCGATAACGACTTTTTTATCAAGTCCTCAAGAAGCATATTTATTGCCTCTCTAGAGAGAGCTTATGCACAGAAAAATTTTTATATCCAAGATTTTCTAGATGACTTAATGCGTTCATCTACTGATCTTCTGTACAAAAAGTTACGAGATACAGATGCTGCAATATATGTAGATCCAAAAGGTGAAAGAACCCCAGCTTCTGTGCGAGCAACACTTAATACGTATATAAATCACCTTCGGCCTCTAAAAAACACAACAAATCCTTTTTCAATTAAAGACTGGATTTTTAGCAAAGACAGAAACTGGCTGTTCTTAGCGTCATACCCCACGAAAAGAGAGAAGCTAAATGTGCTCCTTTCTGTGTGGTTTTCATTAGCCCTTTCAGCTGTCATGGAAAGAGGTATTTCTCAAAAAAATAAACTAGTTTGGCTTGTTGTTGATGAACTTCATTCTCTTCAAAAACTTGAGTATCTTAGAAGCTATATGGATGAAATTTCTAAGTATCAGGGATGTATAACATTAGCTACTCAAAATTTGGCACAACTTGATGAGATTTATGGAGAGTCTACTACCGATGGCATTCTTGATCAATGTGGCATATCAGTTTGTTTTCGACAAAACAATGCTGATATAGCAAAAAGAATGTCTAATTACTTCGGGAAAGTTCAAACTCGAGAGATTCAGGAAGGCATTTCTTATGGAGCTAATGAAATTCGAGATGGCGTCAGTCTTTCCTCGATAGAAAAAATAAGAGCTTCAATTTCAGAGACAGAAATTTTGTCATTGAACAATTTAGAAGCGTTTTTAAGGCTCCCAGGCAATATTTCTCCTACGAAGATCAAGTTTGATTATTTAAAAGAGAAACATATTGCTGAGAGCTATATCGAAGATCCTAAGATATTAGCGGACAAGAAAGAGTATTTACAGCAGATGCACAATACTTAA
- a CDS encoding multicopper oxidase family protein yields the protein MSKFFGLCFLVLLSSVSYGKCTIPPRPWAQAEKENLAPGIPHKDYTPAVVPNGSTANYKIIEGVKVFHLTAEEIEWEVASGFKIHTWGFNGSVPGPMIEVAEGDKVRIYVTNKLPAPTTVHWHGVLIICGMDGVAGVTQPAIPPGETYLYEFIFPDSGTFMYHPHFDSMTQEGMGLTGMILVHKREPDVTKRPDRDFAIMLHEWNIDVGTARPNTLKMDFNVLTMNGKVMPATEPLVAELGDTVWVRYGNLSAMDHHPIHLHGYSFKIIGSDGGWAENKSILLPETTVLVPVGAAKVIEFLADNPGDWIFHCHMTHHTMNQMGHEFPNMVGMEVGDFDEKVRALIPGYMTMGTTGMRDMTKTGMPIPKNSIPMLGYDGPFGQTVLGGMANILRVREKTDHYKDPGPYSFPRGSIAAPATHGDLLRDGIIVDH from the coding sequence ATGAGTAAGTTTTTTGGATTGTGTTTTCTCGTTCTACTTTCAAGTGTCTCCTATGGAAAATGCACCATTCCTCCCAGACCTTGGGCTCAAGCTGAAAAAGAAAATTTGGCACCAGGGATACCTCACAAAGATTATACTCCTGCAGTTGTTCCGAATGGATCAACAGCCAACTACAAAATCATCGAGGGCGTTAAGGTGTTTCACTTAACTGCAGAGGAAATTGAGTGGGAAGTCGCATCGGGTTTTAAAATTCATACTTGGGGATTTAATGGTTCTGTTCCAGGCCCTATGATTGAAGTGGCGGAAGGGGATAAGGTGAGAATCTATGTAACGAATAAGCTTCCTGCTCCTACGACTGTCCATTGGCATGGTGTTTTGATCATCTGTGGAATGGATGGGGTTGCAGGAGTGACTCAACCTGCCATCCCCCCAGGTGAAACTTACCTTTATGAATTTATTTTTCCCGATAGTGGAACCTTCATGTATCACCCCCATTTTGATTCTATGACTCAAGAAGGGATGGGGCTAACTGGAATGATCCTCGTTCACAAACGAGAACCCGATGTGACAAAAAGACCCGATCGCGACTTTGCGATTATGCTTCATGAATGGAATATTGATGTGGGAACAGCGAGACCCAATACTCTTAAAATGGATTTTAATGTTCTCACAATGAATGGAAAAGTCATGCCAGCAACAGAGCCTCTTGTAGCAGAATTAGGAGATACGGTTTGGGTGCGCTACGGTAACTTAAGTGCTATGGATCATCACCCCATTCACTTACACGGCTATTCATTCAAGATCATAGGGTCTGACGGAGGATGGGCAGAAAATAAATCAATACTCCTCCCCGAAACAACCGTTCTTGTTCCAGTGGGAGCCGCTAAGGTCATTGAGTTTTTAGCTGATAATCCAGGGGATTGGATTTTTCACTGCCATATGACCCATCACACCATGAATCAAATGGGCCATGAATTTCCAAACATGGTAGGAATGGAAGTAGGGGATTTTGATGAAAAAGTTCGCGCTCTGATTCCTGGATACATGACAATGGGAACAACAGGAATGCGCGATATGACAAAAACAGGAATGCCTATCCCCAAAAATAGTATTCCCATGCTTGGTTATGACGGACCTTTTGGCCAAACAGTTTTGGGGGGAATGGCCAATATTTTAAGGGTTAGAGAAAAAACCGATCATTATAAAGACCCGGGACCCTACTCGTTTCCAAGAGGATCCATTGCTGCTCCGGCAACGCATGGGGATTTATTAAGAGATGGTATTATTGTTGATCATTAA
- a CDS encoding zinc ribbon domain-containing protein, which translates to MKNFKFSILKIIFLLSVSSLLIGANSFPKSFSAEELENSVVVDLDSLEISMDGIFLQHLDGWKKIDCLFEDVHGKYRATLKSPSNEWDFHWICPKCGFKNGTFAKVCGNCGYRPGAPDS; encoded by the coding sequence ATGAAAAACTTTAAATTTTCAATTTTGAAAATAATTTTTCTGCTCTCTGTTTCTAGCCTTTTAATTGGGGCAAATTCTTTTCCTAAATCTTTTTCAGCAGAAGAGTTAGAAAACTCTGTGGTAGTCGATTTAGATTCTTTAGAAATCTCAATGGATGGGATTTTTCTTCAGCATCTTGATGGCTGGAAGAAAATTGACTGTCTATTTGAAGATGTTCATGGAAAATATAGAGCAACGTTAAAATCTCCGTCTAATGAATGGGATTTTCACTGGATATGCCCTAAATGTGGTTTTAAAAATGGTACTTTTGCTAAAGTATGTGGTAACTGCGGTTACAGGCCGGGTGCACCAGACTCTTAG
- a CDS encoding transposase translates to MAGFKCLSDEQWQLIEGLMDHTFPLERGTPRSDLRKTWNSILFILTRGCRWADLPTDSSLFIPRSTAHKWLKQWSVEGVFDKVMSGLLQIAIMEGKVDLSQVAVDGSFSPRSRRRGKS, encoded by the coding sequence ATGGCAGGATTTAAGTGTTTATCAGATGAACAATGGCAACTCATTGAAGGTCTTATGGACCATACTTTTCCTTTGGAGAGAGGAACTCCTCGAAGTGATCTACGCAAAACCTGGAATTCAATACTCTTTATCTTAACGAGAGGATGTCGTTGGGCGGATCTTCCGACAGATTCCTCTCTTTTTATCCCTCGTTCTACAGCTCACAAATGGTTAAAGCAATGGAGTGTTGAAGGAGTTTTTGATAAGGTGATGAGTGGGCTATTACAGATAGCAATAATGGAAGGAAAAGTTGATCTTTCTCAAGTAGCTGTGGACGGTTCTTTTTCCCCCCGCTCCAGGAGGAGGGGAAAAAGTTGA
- a CDS encoding helix-turn-helix transcriptional regulator, which yields MTNKKSPPISPAEMLKKELEKRNLSQRALAKELGGSWTSPKVNDIVSGKRGISESSALDLEAVLKIPAEKWLKCQMERRLWEERERRWDRL from the coding sequence ATGACTAATAAAAAATCACCTCCGATTTCTCCAGCTGAGATGCTTAAAAAAGAGCTTGAGAAAAGAAATCTCTCTCAGAGAGCTCTTGCTAAAGAGCTAGGAGGGTCGTGGACCTCTCCTAAAGTGAATGACATAGTCTCTGGAAAGCGAGGGATATCAGAAAGTAGCGCTTTAGACTTGGAAGCTGTGTTAAAAATTCCAGCCGAAAAGTGGCTTAAGTGCCAAATGGAAAGAAGACTTTGGGAAGAGCGGGAGAGGAGATGGGACCGTTTATAG
- a CDS encoding transposase, translated as MWTVLFPPAPGGGEKVDYGYKGKGVLLHLLIDKNGNAIAITTTDAKGDEKQEVSRLLTQLPLKSLKGRVVVLEADKGYDAGWLRQFLLNMGIFPLIPYRKIKGRWAPEINEVTHFFKLSPQRWKVERAFAWLKRRCRRLLMRWERLFVIWNGLVILGVVYTWIKNLVG; from the coding sequence CTGTGGACGGTTCTTTTTCCCCCCGCTCCAGGAGGAGGGGAAAAAGTTGATTATGGTTATAAAGGCAAGGGAGTTCTGCTTCACTTGCTTATCGATAAAAACGGCAATGCAATAGCCATTACAACTACCGATGCAAAGGGGGATGAAAAACAGGAAGTTAGCAGATTGCTTACACAGCTTCCATTAAAGTCACTCAAAGGGCGAGTAGTTGTTCTTGAGGCAGACAAAGGTTATGATGCAGGCTGGTTACGTCAGTTTTTGTTAAACATGGGAATATTTCCTCTAATTCCCTATCGGAAAATCAAAGGAAGATGGGCGCCAGAAATTAACGAAGTTACCCATTTCTTCAAATTGAGCCCACAACGCTGGAAGGTAGAACGAGCTTTTGCTTGGTTAAAAAGACGTTGTCGTCGGCTATTGATGCGATGGGAGCGTTTATTCGTGATATGGAATGGATTGGTAATATTGGGGGTAGTTTATACTTGGATAAAAAATTTAGTTGGATAG